The Deinococcus sonorensis KR-87 genome includes a window with the following:
- a CDS encoding AI-2E family transporter, producing the protein MSPSRRDTAFQYVWRSPWVRTLVFLLAIYLVYRLVGQVTHVIVLGLIAYVIAYLAHPLLRLLEQRRIQRGVGVALVVLLILGLVALASTLLVTVVSQFYTLIQQLPELTTKFLGWFQNLAERFTFLSPTSEQLQKLTQNGATTIQKYLLPYIGRYQGQLVGGVFSVASFVAEMFAVLILSIYMMLDYEKIGLTLLRIFPRTWQPFVLDLSANVGTAVGGYLKGQLLIAAFVGIFVWIGLTIGGIPSAAAIGFLAGLFNIVPYLGVVIAITPALLLAVPAGGLIKIAIVVVVFVLANQIEGHFLSPIVLGRTTNLHPVTVVLAILTGLTMMGITGALLAVPLAALGKLLLQEYYYPSRVYRDGP; encoded by the coding sequence GTGTCGCCGTCGCGCCGGGATACGGCTTTTCAGTACGTGTGGCGCAGCCCATGGGTGCGGACGCTGGTGTTCCTGCTGGCCATCTATCTGGTCTACCGGCTGGTGGGTCAGGTCACGCACGTCATCGTGCTGGGGCTGATCGCCTACGTGATCGCGTATCTGGCCCATCCGCTGCTGCGGCTGCTGGAACAGCGGCGCATTCAGCGCGGCGTGGGCGTAGCGTTGGTGGTGCTGCTGATTCTGGGCCTTGTGGCGCTGGCGTCCACCCTGCTGGTCACGGTGGTCAGCCAGTTCTATACCCTGATTCAGCAGCTGCCGGAGCTGACCACGAAATTCCTGGGCTGGTTCCAGAATCTGGCCGAGCGCTTCACCTTCCTGAGCCCCACCTCTGAACAGCTGCAGAAGCTGACCCAGAACGGCGCCACCACCATCCAGAAGTACCTGTTGCCGTATATCGGGCGCTACCAGGGCCAGCTGGTGGGCGGCGTATTCAGCGTGGCGAGTTTCGTGGCGGAGATGTTTGCGGTGCTGATCCTGAGCATCTACATGATGCTGGACTACGAGAAGATCGGGCTGACGCTGCTGCGCATCTTCCCGCGCACCTGGCAGCCGTTCGTGCTGGACCTGTCGGCCAACGTGGGCACGGCGGTGGGCGGTTACCTCAAAGGGCAGCTGCTGATCGCGGCGTTCGTGGGGATCTTCGTGTGGATCGGGCTGACCATCGGCGGCATTCCCAGTGCCGCCGCCATCGGGTTCCTGGCGGGCCTCTTCAACATCGTGCCGTACCTGGGCGTGGTGATCGCCATCACGCCGGCGCTGCTGCTGGCGGTGCCGGCCGGCGGACTGATCAAGATCGCCATTGTGGTGGTGGTGTTCGTGCTGGCCAACCAGATCGAGGGGCATTTCCTGTCGCCGATCGTGCTGGGCCGCACCACCAACCTGCACCCGGTCACGGTGGTGCTGGCGATCCTGACCGGCCTGACCATGATGGGCATCACCGGCGCGCTGCTGGCCGTGCCGCTGGCCGCGCTGGGCAAACTGCTGCTGCAGGAGTACTACTATCCCAGCCGGGTGTACCGCGACGGCCCCTAG
- a CDS encoding aldo/keto reductase: MEYRKLQGTDLTVSAVGFGVWTVGTTWWGVKDEQLGKRLLRQAFERGVTLFDNADTYASGRAEELQREALHDVRDQIVVATKFGYDIVNHPERPGQQERPHDWSPQYMRRALEASLRRLGTDRIDYYQLHNPRLDAIEQGSALADDLFAELEQAKAEGLIRAYGTALGPALNERQIEEGVASLRRGAPTQIIYNLLEQVLGEPVLAEAERLQVGVLARVPHASGLLEGYMTADTTFEPGDHRNWRLTTNERRKAWMEDGLKKVEQLQPFLEGRSIGQLALQFALHSPLMASLIPNIYDEQGLISYTSLDDARPLSDDEYGQIQALYAQNFGLNTSLIGEVVR, translated from the coding sequence ATGGAATACCGCAAGTTGCAGGGCACCGACCTGACCGTCTCGGCGGTGGGCTTCGGTGTGTGGACGGTGGGGACCACCTGGTGGGGCGTCAAGGACGAGCAGCTGGGCAAGCGCCTGCTGCGCCAGGCGTTCGAGCGCGGCGTGACGCTGTTCGACAACGCCGACACCTACGCCTCCGGCCGGGCGGAGGAACTGCAGCGTGAGGCGCTGCACGACGTGCGCGACCAGATCGTGGTGGCCACCAAGTTCGGCTACGACATCGTGAACCACCCGGAGCGCCCCGGTCAGCAGGAGCGCCCGCACGACTGGTCGCCGCAGTACATGCGCCGCGCCCTGGAGGCCTCGCTCCGGCGGCTGGGCACCGACCGCATCGACTACTATCAGCTGCACAACCCGCGCTTGGACGCCATCGAGCAGGGCTCGGCGCTGGCCGACGACCTGTTTGCCGAGCTGGAACAGGCCAAGGCGGAGGGCCTGATCCGCGCCTACGGCACCGCGCTGGGGCCAGCCCTCAATGAGCGCCAGATCGAGGAGGGCGTCGCCAGCCTGCGGCGCGGCGCCCCCACCCAGATCATCTACAACCTGCTGGAGCAGGTGCTGGGCGAGCCGGTGCTGGCCGAGGCCGAGCGGCTGCAGGTGGGGGTGCTGGCCCGCGTGCCGCACGCGTCCGGGCTGCTGGAAGGCTACATGACGGCCGACACCACCTTTGAGCCGGGCGACCACCGCAACTGGCGCCTCACCACCAACGAGCGTCGCAAGGCCTGGATGGAGGACGGCCTCAAGAAGGTCGAGCAGCTGCAGCCGTTTCTGGAAGGGCGCAGCATCGGTCAGCTCGCGTTGCAGTTCGCGCTGCACAGCCCGCTGATGGCCTCGCTGATCCCCAACATCTACGACGAGCAGGGACTGATCAGCTACACCTCGCTGGACGATGCCCGCCCGCTCTCGGACGACGAGTACGGACAGATTCAGGCGCTGTACGCCCAGAACTTCGGCCTGAACACCAGCCTGATCGGTGAGGTGGTGCGGTGA
- a CDS encoding ABC transporter permease — translation MDFFAQLLTTAFLATFIRSTVPLLLTALGGLYSERSGVVNIALEGLIIFGALSGAVVTQQLDPYLGAASPWVGWLAGAVVAGFIAWIHALLSIKYRADQIISGTAINLLATGVPPVVLTALYNNSTDSPAVEHSLPIWGAGDFRFSPPAYLAFLAVAISWYVLYRTPYGLRLRATGEHPGAAASMGVNVRRIRYSAVILSGVLAGSAGVFLSIGNLTSYVRNISAGLGFIALAALIFGQWRPLGVLGATLLFGLLQALSIQLDGSNLLPSSLVQALPYLITILALIFTGRGAAPRAVGKPYDG, via the coding sequence ATGGACTTTTTCGCTCAACTGCTGACCACGGCCTTTCTGGCCACCTTCATCCGCAGCACGGTGCCCTTGCTGCTCACCGCGCTGGGTGGGCTCTACAGCGAGCGCAGCGGCGTGGTCAACATCGCGCTGGAGGGCCTGATCATCTTCGGCGCGCTGAGCGGCGCGGTGGTCACGCAGCAGCTGGACCCCTACCTGGGCGCGGCATCCCCCTGGGTCGGCTGGCTGGCCGGCGCGGTGGTGGCCGGCTTCATCGCCTGGATCCACGCGCTGCTCAGCATCAAGTACCGCGCCGACCAGATCATCAGCGGCACGGCCATCAACCTGCTGGCCACCGGCGTGCCCCCGGTGGTGCTGACCGCGCTCTACAACAACAGCACCGACAGCCCCGCCGTGGAACACAGCCTGCCGATCTGGGGCGCCGGCGACTTCCGCTTCAGCCCGCCCGCTTACCTGGCGTTTCTGGCGGTGGCCATCAGCTGGTACGTGCTGTACCGCACCCCCTACGGCCTGCGGCTGCGCGCCACGGGTGAGCACCCGGGCGCGGCGGCCAGCATGGGCGTCAACGTGCGGCGCATCCGCTACAGCGCCGTGATCCTGTCGGGCGTGCTGGCCGGCTCGGCCGGGGTGTTCCTGAGCATCGGCAACCTGACCTCCTACGTGCGCAACATCTCGGCCGGGCTGGGCTTCATCGCGCTGGCCGCCCTGATCTTCGGACAGTGGCGGCCACTGGGCGTGCTGGGCGCCACGCTGCTGTTCGGGTTGCTGCAGGCGCTCAGCATCCAGCTGGACGGCAGCAACCTGCTGCCGAGCAGCCTGGTGCAGGCGCTGCCCTACCTGATCACCATCCTGGCACTGATCTTCACCGGGCGCGGCGCCGCGCCCCGCGCGGTGGGTAAACCGTACGACGGCTGA
- a CDS encoding S1C family serine protease: MRRSPWPVILLLVALAAYLSPRDAHSPVQFPFGVQPAPSLTDPLPQDARSLFNRVRPASVRIEQLSADGSGGLGSGFFISSGGLLLTAYHVVDGAKTILVRTVSNQTFSARVVGFDNAADVALLQIGTRGTVPYLNLAPGSPQVGESVLAVGNSGGDFLQPRRGRLLRLGAQAGRVDFPQRTLEMNAPLAPGDSGGPIINEQGQAIGVVSYIRVDDQNRTITSYAVPVSAGEQLITELRAGVKRDVPAIGLYFQPDAQGAGAVSGGVVASVVPGGPAARAGLQAAQTAQDGTLKRHGDVVVAVDGVRTRSADDVMFEIRRRHIGDTVQLTVSRGGDERPVQLQLVAKGTLVYRQ, encoded by the coding sequence ATGAGGCGTTCTCCCTGGCCGGTCATCCTGCTGCTGGTGGCGCTGGCCGCTTACCTGTCTCCGCGTGACGCCCACTCGCCGGTCCAGTTTCCCTTCGGGGTGCAGCCGGCCCCCAGCCTGACCGACCCGCTGCCGCAGGATGCCCGCAGCCTGTTCAACCGGGTGCGGCCTGCCAGCGTGCGCATCGAGCAGCTGAGTGCCGACGGCAGCGGCGGGCTGGGCAGCGGCTTCTTCATCAGCAGCGGGGGCCTGCTGCTGACCGCCTACCACGTGGTGGACGGCGCCAAGACCATTCTGGTGCGGACCGTGAGCAACCAGACCTTCTCGGCGCGGGTGGTGGGCTTCGACAACGCCGCCGATGTGGCGCTGCTGCAGATCGGCACGCGCGGCACCGTCCCGTACCTGAATCTGGCGCCCGGCAGCCCGCAGGTGGGCGAGAGCGTGCTGGCGGTAGGCAACAGCGGCGGCGACTTTCTGCAGCCGCGCCGGGGCCGGCTGCTGCGGCTGGGCGCGCAGGCGGGCCGGGTGGACTTTCCTCAGCGCACGCTGGAGATGAATGCCCCGCTGGCCCCCGGTGACAGCGGCGGCCCGATCATCAATGAGCAGGGACAGGCCATCGGGGTGGTGAGCTACATCCGGGTCGATGACCAGAACCGCACCATCACCAGTTACGCGGTGCCGGTCAGCGCCGGCGAGCAGCTGATCACTGAGCTGCGCGCCGGGGTGAAGCGGGACGTGCCGGCCATCGGGCTGTACTTCCAGCCGGACGCCCAGGGCGCAGGCGCCGTGTCCGGCGGGGTGGTGGCCTCGGTGGTGCCGGGCGGCCCGGCGGCGCGCGCAGGCCTGCAGGCGGCCCAGACGGCCCAGGACGGCACGCTCAAGCGTCACGGCGACGTGGTGGTGGCCGTGGATGGCGTCCGGACCCGCAGCGCCGACGACGTGATGTTCGAGATCCGGCGGCGGCACATCGGCGACACGGTGCAGCTGACGGTGAGCCGCGGCGGCGACGAGCGACCGGTGCAGCTGCAGCTGGTGGCCAAGGGCACGCTGGTCTACCGGCAGTAA
- a CDS encoding RodZ domain-containing protein codes for MSFGNELKTAREAQGLSLQDVAQRTRIRTDYLRALEAQDLPVLPERTLTRSYLQQYARALGLDPAPLAQEYDRLVPQSRELTQATLGPASQATRARTGRVSVPPRRPPRPGLPVGLLGSVVAVALVLGVAGYFGYTAYQAQHGATANAPTTEVALPSTRQVNLTVSSTPTGARVYVDNRYLGLTPIQGWPLDARDRAELRVEYGGRQTYKETLKLQSDRTLSVKLAPAGQVSSASTPTPSTPRVSATAARTPARTPSTPVAATPSAPAPPAAGRVRLSFRGASWTLVTDRSGRVLYRGTPSPGTSREFPSGVTIRTGNAGQVTVLVSGRAAQPFGGAGQVVTRRF; via the coding sequence ATGAGCTTTGGCAATGAACTGAAAACCGCGCGCGAGGCTCAGGGTCTGAGCCTGCAGGACGTCGCGCAGCGCACCCGCATCCGCACCGACTACCTGCGCGCGCTGGAAGCGCAGGACCTCCCGGTGCTGCCGGAACGCACCCTGACCCGCTCGTACCTGCAGCAGTATGCCCGCGCGCTGGGCCTGGACCCCGCTCCCCTGGCTCAGGAATACGACCGGCTGGTTCCGCAGTCGCGGGAGCTGACGCAGGCGACGCTGGGACCGGCGTCGCAGGCCACCCGCGCCCGGACCGGCCGGGTATCGGTGCCGCCCCGCCGCCCTCCGCGCCCCGGATTGCCGGTGGGGCTGCTGGGCAGCGTGGTGGCCGTCGCGCTGGTGCTGGGCGTGGCCGGGTACTTCGGCTACACCGCCTATCAGGCGCAGCACGGTGCCACGGCCAACGCGCCCACCACCGAGGTGGCGCTGCCCAGCACCCGGCAGGTGAACCTGACCGTCAGCAGCACACCCACCGGCGCGCGGGTGTACGTGGACAACCGCTACCTGGGCCTGACGCCCATCCAGGGCTGGCCGCTGGACGCCCGCGACCGCGCAGAGCTGCGGGTGGAGTACGGAGGCCGCCAGACCTACAAGGAGACCCTGAAACTCCAGAGCGACCGCACCCTCAGCGTGAAGCTGGCCCCGGCCGGTCAGGTGTCCAGCGCCAGCACGCCCACACCGTCCACCCCCCGGGTGAGCGCCACGGCGGCCCGCACTCCCGCCCGCACCCCCAGCACCCCGGTCGCCGCCACCCCCAGCGCCCCCGCCCCGCCGGCGGCCGGTCGCGTGCGGCTCAGCTTCCGGGGCGCCTCCTGGACCCTGGTCACGGACCGCTCCGGCCGGGTGCTGTACCGGGGCACGCCGTCTCCGGGCACCAGCCGCGAGTTTCCCAGCGGCGTCACCATCCGCACCGGCAACGCGGGCCAGGTGACGGTGCTGGTGAGCGGGCGGGCGGCCCAGCCGTTCGGGGGCGCCGGTCAGGTCGTCACCCGGCGCTTCTGA
- a CDS encoding GNAT family N-acetyltransferase: MISLEPLHLRHLPLLHRWLQQPHVQAFWDDGDRTLELVEQHYFGPDRAQEAFILSEREQPFGYLQLDPVGPDDPLAAWRADQGETWALDLLIGEADRTGQGLAARSIGTLLGSWPQRHPHCRRLLTDSDVRNGRALRAWQKAGFRPLGPATLDGYEALMMAYDLKQWL; this comes from the coding sequence ATGATCTCGCTTGAGCCGCTGCACCTCCGGCACCTGCCACTGCTGCACCGCTGGCTGCAACAGCCGCATGTCCAAGCCTTCTGGGACGACGGTGACCGCACCCTGGAGCTGGTGGAGCAGCACTACTTCGGGCCGGACCGGGCGCAGGAGGCCTTCATCCTGAGTGAACGGGAGCAGCCGTTCGGCTACCTGCAGCTGGACCCGGTGGGACCGGACGACCCGCTGGCCGCCTGGCGAGCCGATCAGGGCGAGACCTGGGCGCTGGACCTGCTGATCGGTGAGGCCGACCGGACCGGACAGGGGCTCGCGGCCCGGTCCATCGGCACGCTGCTGGGCAGCTGGCCGCAGCGGCACCCGCACTGCCGCCGCCTGCTGACCGACTCGGACGTGCGCAACGGGCGGGCACTCCGGGCCTGGCAGAAGGCCGGCTTCCGGCCGCTGGGTCCGGCCACCCTGGATGGCTATGAAGCCCTGATGATGGCCTATGACCTGAAACAGTGGCTGTAA
- a CDS encoding EVE domain-containing protein: protein MTVQSACWLMKTEPDVFGYPDLERVGREPWNGVRNYQARNFLRQMQPGDRVLIYHSNARPTGIAGVAQVVSAAYPDDLQFRPESPYHDPTSPPDAPRWSMVDVAPLRAFPRLLSLEQLRELPEWQDSPLLRRGTRLSVLPVTAPEYRAALRAVGLDDLA from the coding sequence ATGACCGTGCAGAGCGCCTGCTGGCTGATGAAGACCGAGCCCGACGTGTTCGGCTACCCGGACCTGGAGCGGGTGGGCCGTGAACCCTGGAACGGCGTGCGCAACTACCAGGCGCGCAACTTCCTGCGCCAGATGCAGCCGGGCGACCGGGTGCTGATCTACCACAGCAATGCCCGGCCCACCGGCATCGCGGGGGTGGCGCAGGTGGTGAGCGCCGCCTACCCCGACGACCTGCAGTTCCGGCCGGAGAGTCCTTACCACGATCCCACCTCCCCGCCGGACGCGCCGCGCTGGAGCATGGTGGATGTGGCGCCGTTGCGGGCCTTCCCACGCCTGCTGTCGCTGGAGCAGCTGCGCGAGCTGCCCGAGTGGCAGGACTCGCCGCTGCTGCGGCGCGGCACCCGCCTGAGCGTGCTGCCGGTAACCGCGCCGGAGTACCGGGCGGCGCTCCGGGCGGTGGGGCTCGATGATCTCGCTTGA
- a CDS encoding chlorite dismutase family protein, translating to MMVDQDPSGQVTGREADRAQRQFLQYAFYKLDPSFRRLSTPDREELKAEFLQAAEGWEQDAPAQAGLIQRSYSLVGLRADVDFMLWRISFDPAEFQQAQARLNRTRLMGYLTQPYSYLSMQKRSQYVNRIEGSGHGLEVLPGQGKYLFIYPFIKTRPWYRLTPHSRQGMMDEHINASAPFKGVRINTSYSYGIDDQEFVVSFDSDYPQEFVDLVHRLRYTEASSYTLRDVPMFTCRKRSLLDLLNDLG from the coding sequence ATGATGGTGGACCAGGACCCCAGCGGGCAGGTGACCGGCCGTGAGGCCGACCGCGCCCAGCGCCAGTTCCTGCAGTACGCCTTCTACAAGCTGGACCCCAGTTTCCGCCGCCTGTCCACGCCGGACCGCGAGGAGCTGAAGGCCGAATTCCTGCAGGCGGCCGAGGGCTGGGAGCAGGACGCGCCCGCGCAGGCGGGGTTGATCCAGCGCAGCTATTCGCTGGTGGGCCTGCGCGCCGACGTGGACTTCATGCTGTGGCGCATCTCCTTCGACCCGGCCGAGTTCCAGCAGGCGCAGGCGCGGCTCAACCGCACCCGGCTGATGGGCTACCTGACCCAGCCGTACAGCTACCTCTCGATGCAGAAGCGAAGCCAGTACGTCAACCGCATCGAGGGCAGCGGGCACGGGCTGGAGGTGCTGCCGGGCCAGGGCAAGTACCTGTTCATCTACCCCTTTATCAAGACCCGGCCGTGGTACCGGCTGACGCCGCACTCGCGCCAGGGCATGATGGACGAGCACATCAACGCCTCGGCCCCGTTCAAGGGCGTGCGCATCAACACCAGCTACAGCTACGGCATCGACGACCAGGAGTTCGTGGTGAGCTTCGACAGCGACTACCCGCAGGAGTTCGTGGACCTGGTGCACCGCCTGCGCTACACCGAGGCCAGCAGCTACACCCTGCGCGACGTGCCGATGTTCACCTGCCGCAAGCGCAGCCTGCTGGACCTGCTCAACGACCTGGGCTGA
- a CDS encoding VOC family protein, giving the protein MLKHVSFVTPDAGRIARFYAALGASVTKDLVTSEGWRRLVLSFEGGGRLQFFEVQAAQEPPIILDHPNHPAPASPVGAPHSWMEHVAVVVPDLTALAERLRQDGVPFSRELGLSPTGKPMAFVLDPDGRQVELLEAEG; this is encoded by the coding sequence ATGCTCAAACACGTCTCGTTCGTCACGCCGGACGCCGGCCGGATCGCTCGCTTCTACGCGGCGCTGGGCGCCAGCGTCACCAAGGACCTGGTCACGTCCGAGGGCTGGCGGCGGCTGGTGCTGAGCTTCGAGGGCGGCGGTCGGCTGCAGTTCTTCGAGGTTCAGGCCGCACAGGAGCCGCCGATCATCCTGGACCACCCCAACCATCCGGCCCCGGCCAGCCCGGTGGGGGCGCCGCACAGCTGGATGGAACACGTGGCCGTGGTGGTGCCGGACCTGACGGCGCTGGCCGAGCGGCTGCGCCAGGACGGCGTTCCCTTCAGCCGGGAACTGGGCCTCAGCCCCACCGGCAAACCGATGGCGTTTGTGCTGGACCCGGATGGCCGGCAGGTGGAGCTGTTGGAAGCGGAGGGCTGA